A window of Aromatoleum bremense genomic DNA:
CGCGCGCGCGTCGGCGAAACTCACGCAGACGGCGAGCAGCTACGGCGCGGACATCTGGCTCGAGCGCAACGGCCGCCGCGTCAATGCCAAAAGCATCATGGGGGTGATGATGCTGGCCGCCGCGCAAGGATCGCGGATCGTCGTCGATACCTCGGGACGGGATGCGGACGCCGCCCTCGAGGCAATCCTGGAGCTGATTGCGGACCGATTCGGCGAGGGAGAGTAAGCCATGCCGTTCACGATCCACGGCCTGCCGGTTTCACAGGGCATCGCGATCGGCCACGTCCATCTCGTCTCGCACGCGATGCTCGAGGTCAATCACTACCACGTCGCGAGCAAATACCTGCCCGAGGAAATGGACCGCCTCGACGAAGCGGTGGCGACGGTGCAGGGCGAGCTGATCGGCCTCAAGGCCGCCGCGACCGCGGGCCAGTCGCACAGCGAGGTCGGCGCCTTCGTCGATCTGCAGCTGATGATGCTGTCCGATCCAATGCTTGTCGACGCCGCGCGCGAACTGATCGAAGCGCGTCGCTGCAACGCCGAGTGGGCACTCGTTCAGCAGATGGAGCACGTCGTCGAGCAGTTCGAGCAGATCGAGGATCCCTATCTGCGCGAACGCAAGGCCGACGTCGTGCAGGTCGTCGAGCGCCTCGTCAAGGTGCTGCTCGGTCATCCGGGTCACCTGCCGCCGAAACGCCGCGACGGGCTCGGCACGATCGTCGTCGCGCACGACCTGTCGCCGGCCGACACGATCGGTTTTCGCGACCACAACATCGGCGGCTTCGTCACCGACGTCGGCGGCCCGACCAGCCACACTGCGATCGTCGCGCGCAGCCTCCGCATCCCGGCGGTCGTCGGCCTGCACCACATCCGCCAGCTCGTCGAGGAGGACGAGCTCCTGATCATCGACGGCACGCGCGGCGTCGTCATCGTCGGACCCGACGAGCATATCGTCGAGGAATACCGGCTGCGCCGCACCGAGCTCGAAGTCGAGCGCTCGAAGCTCAACCGGCTCAAGGACACGCGCGCGACGACGCTCGACGGCGAGAACGTCAACCTGCTGGCGAACATCGAGGGGCCGAAGGACCTCAACCAGGTCAAGGCCGTCAATGCCGACGGCGTCGGCCTGTACCGCACCGAGTTCCTGTTCATCGGCCGCGACGCGCTGCCCGACGAGGAGGAACAGTACGAAGCCTATCGCGCCGTGCTGAAGTCGATGCCCGGCAAGCCGGTGACGATTCGCACGTTCGACGTCGGCGCGGACAAGGCGCTCAACGGCGTCGGCGCGCGCTTCGAACCGAATCCGGCCCTCGGATTGCGCGCGATCCGCTATTCGCTCGCCGAACCGCAGATGTTCAAGACGCAGTTGCGTGCGCTGCTGCGGGCCTCCGTCCACGGCCAGCTGCAGATCATGATCCCGATGCTCGCGCATGCGCACGAAATCGACCAGACGCTGATGCTGATCGACAAGGCCAAGGCCGAACTGCGCGCCGAACAGATCAACTTCGACGAACGGATGGCCGTGGGCGGCATGATCGAAGTGCCGGCGGCCGCGCTCGCCCTCGGCATGTTCATCCGGCGCCTGTCGTTCCTGTCGATCGGCACGAACGACCTGATCCAGTACACGCTCGCGATCGACCGCTCGGACGAGGCCGTGGTGCATCTGTACGACCCGCTCCACCCGGCAGTGCTGAAGCTGATCAGCGGCACGATCCAGGCTGGCGCACGCTTCGGCCTGCCGGTATCGGTATGCGGCGAGATGGCAGGCGACCCGGCCTACACGCTGCTGCTGCTCGGCATGGGCCTGCGCAATTTCTCGATGCATCCCGGCAACATCCTCGAGATCAAGCAGCAGGTGCTGCGCGCCGACGTCGGCGAACTCGCGCCGCGGGTGCAGCGCATCCTGAAGATGGACGAGCAGTCGAAGATACGCGAGGCGGTGCTGCGACTGCCAGGGTAAGGCGGCGCACTACCGCGACAACAGGGGGGAGCGGATTTGGGATTGCGGTGGAAATCGGGCCTGTGGCTCGCGGCGCTGCTCGCGCTGCTGTTGCTGTTCGCGCTGCTGGCCGGACGGGCTGGCCTCGACGCCTTCCGCGATCATTTCGGCGCCGGCTTCGCGCGCAACCACGCGCTGCTGCAGGCGCAGAAGCTGGTCACGCTGATCACGCGCGAATTGAGCCTGTCGCAGCGGCTCGCCGAACTCGAAAGCGTGCGGCGCTTCCTGCGCGGCGGAGACGCCTCGGGGCAGGCGGGCGTCGATGCGGAACGGTTCCGGCGCGCGTTCACCGACGCTTCGGTGTTCCTCATCGCCCATGACAGCGGGCACTACTACTTCAGCGACGGCACCGCGCCCGATGCCTGGGTGAAGCCGAGCTACACGCTGCAGCGCGGCGACCCCAAGGACGGGTGGTATTTCGCCACCGTCCGCGACGCACGCCCGTATGCACTGAACGTCAACGTCGACGAAAAGCTCAAGGTCACGAAAGTCTGGTTCAACGTGCTGGTGCGCGAAGACGAAGGCGGGCGCATTCTCGGCCTGGCCGGCTCCGGCCTCGACCTCACGCGCTTTCTCGCCACCTTCGTCGGCACCGTCGATTCGGGCGTCACGAACTTCATCATCAACGGCGACGGCGCGATCCTCGCCCACCCCGACGAGTCCCTGATCGAGTACGCGGCGCTGACCAAGGCGGCCCCCCGGCGCACGCTGCACGGGCTCGTCGAGGACGGCGCGGACCGCAAAGCGCTGGACGGCATGCTCGCGGGCCTGCGCGAGGCGCCGGGCAGCGGCGGCGGCGTCCTGCGCGTCGATCTGCAGGGCCAGCCGCGCGTCCTCGGTGCAGCCTACGTGCCGGAGCTCGACTGGTACGTGATCACCGCCGTCGACCTGGGCGCCGCGCAGGTCATCGACGAAACCGTGCTGTGGCCGCTCGCGCTCGGCGCGATCGCGCTGCTGCTGCTGTTCGCGGCCGCCGTCAGCATGGGCGTCGACCGGCTGATCCTGCGGCCCCTGGTGCGCCTGACCGACTCCGCGCGGCGCATCGCCGCGGGCGATTACCGCCAGCGCCTGCGTACGCGCCGCAGCGACGAACTCGGCTCCCTGACGCGCGCCTTCGACGACATGGCGCGCCAGATCGACGCCCACACCAGCGAGTTGGAAAGCCGGGTCGCCGAACGCACCCGCGACCTCGCGCAGGCGCACGACCGCATTGCCGCGACGCACCGGCAGATCCAGGACAGCATTCGCTACGCCGGCCTGATCCAGCACGCGATGCTGCCGCACCGTGAGCTGCTGCGCGCGCTGCCCGACGACCACTTTGTGCTGTGGCAGCCGCGCGACACCGTCGGCGGAGATTTCTACCTGTTCCGCGAGGCGCCGGGGCAGTTCCTCATCGGCATCGTCGATTGCGCAGGGCACGGCGTGCCCGGCGCGTTCATGACGATGATCGCGCACGCCGGCTTCGACCTGGCCGTCCAGGAACTCGGACTGTCGGATCCCGCGGCCCTGCTGAGGCGCATGGACAGCGCGACGCGTACGCTGCTGCCGGGCGACGCCGCGAGCCGCCACCTCGCGACCAACATGGACGTGGGCCTGTGCCACGTCGACCTCGCGACCGGCCGCGTAACCTTCGCCGGCGCGCACGCCGAGCTCTACCGCTGCGAGGGCACGCGGTGCGAGCAGATTCGCGGCAGCCGACGCAGCATCGGCGAGCGGCGGCGCGCGATTTACGAGAATGTCATCCTCGCCGACGGCCCCAGCTGCACGTATTATCTGACTACCGACGGGTTCCTGGACCAGGCCGGGGGCGAACGCGGCTACGGCTTCGGCAATCGCCGCTTCGCAGACGCGCTGGGCGGGATCGCGGCGCAGCCGATGAAGAGCCAGGAAGAAGCGCTGCGGCGACGCCTGGCCGATCACCAGGGAAGCTGTCCGCAGCGCGATGACATCGCGGTGATCGGTTTTCGTGTTCCCGGTCGGGCCGCCGCGCCCGACCCCGTTTCCGGGGGGTGAGAATGGAAGAGGTGGATGTGTTGTCCCTGCGCGAAGCGTTCTCGCGCCAGGGAATCATGCTGGGCTTCAACGGCCCGTTCTCGGCCACGCTGATGGAGGAGATCGGCAAGGCCCTGCGCAAGCACATGGAGGGGCTCGCCGAATCCCCCTCGGCGATCACCGACGTTTTTTCGGCATATATCGAGCTGAGCCAGAACATCCGCCACTACGCCGCGTCGAGCGGCGTGAGCGGGGCCGCGGCCGAAGCGACGATCATCGTTTCCCGCGACGAGGCGGGGCATTACGTGGTCAGTGCCGGCAATGTCGTGCTCCATGACGATGGCGAGGCGCTGGTCGCGCGCATCGGCGAACTCGCCGCACTCGACAAGGCCGCGCTGAAAGCCGCGTTCAAGACCCAGATGCGCAAACCCCGCGACCCGGAGGCGAAGACCGGCGCCGGACTCGGGCTGATCGACCTGGCGCGCCGCGCGAGCCAGCCGCTCGCCTGCGGCGTAAAACCCCTTGACTCCCAACACGCCTTCTTCAGCCTGCGCGTGGTGATTTGAACTGAGGTCCGAAGTGAACGATTTCGAGATTCCCGCCACCGAATCAACTCCCCTCATCCGCACCGACCGCGCAGCCGGGCGGCTGGAAATGAGCGGCGATTCCTATCCGGAAAATTCCTTCGAACTGTTCCAGCCGGTCCTCGACTGGATCGCCGGCTTTCTCGGCCAGCTCCTGCAGCCACTGACGCTCGAGCTGAAACTGCTGTATCTCAACACGAGCAGCGTGCGTGCGATGATGGACATCTTCGACGCCCTCCAGGACGCGCACGATCGGGGGCAGCCGGTCGAGGTGAATTGGCGCTACGACCGTGACAACGAGCGCGTCGCCGATCTGGCTGCCGAATTCAAGGAAGACTACAGCTTCCCCTTCGAGATCATTCCCGGTTCCTAGCGATGAGTTCAGGATTTCCCCTGCCGCCCGGCGAGCGCCCGCTGACCGAACGCATCGATGCGCTGCTGACCGATGCCGAACACCGGGACAATCCGTTGCGCGCGCCGCTCGCCGAGCTCTACAACGCCTTTTCCGACCACCTCCACCAACTCGAGCGCATCACCCGCATCAGCGACCGCTACCAGGCCGCGGAGCGCGACCGCGGCGCCGGCCATGCCGTCAATTACCGGCGTCAGCTGCGCAGGCTCGAAAAGATCGTGCGCATCAGCGACCAATACCAGAGCATGCTGCGCGAACTCAACCAGCGCCTCGAATGGCTGTCCCATCGCGACGCCCTCACCGGACTGCCGAACCGGCGCCATGCGCTGATGCGGTTGCGCGAGGAGCATGTCCGCGCCCAGAGGGGCGGCCGCTCGTTCGTCATCGCGATCATCGATATCGACCACTTCAAGGACATCAACGACACCTGGGGGCACGAGTTCGGCGACCAGGCGCTGACGGCCGTCGCCGCACGGCTCGCGGCGTCGGTGCGCGAGTACGACGTGTGCGCGCGCTGGGGTGGGGAAGAGTTCCTCGTGATGCTGCCGGACACCGGCCCTCATACCGCAGGCGACAACGCCCAGCGGCTGCGCGCCTGCGTCGGCAGCGATCCGTTCATCATCAGTGGCCGGGAGCTGCGCATCACCGTCTCGCTCGGCGTGGGCAGCTACCACCCGGGCGAGGATCTGACGGAATTCATGAAACGGGTCGATGATGCACTGTACCTCGCCAAACACGAGGGGCGCGACCGCATCGCGTTCGCCGCATGAGCCGGTCGTCCGGCGAATTTGACAATTGCGCACGGCCACGCTAATTTTTCGCCTTCACGCGCCGATTTGAACCACAGCTTGCGGGCGCTCAATAAATCCGGCTAAAGCGAGGGCGACCCAGTCCGCGTTTCCCAGCCGGCTGGGTTTTTTTGTCTACAGCGAACAACATGATCCAACCCCAATCCGTCGGCGCCGTCGTCCCGCAGCGGGCGCACTTCGCCGAGCCGCTGCCGCTGCGCAGCGGCGACGCCCTGCCCGAGTACGAACTCGTGTACGAGACCTACGGCGAGCTCAACGCCGCGCGCAGCAACGCCGTGCTGGTATGCCACGCGCTGTCCGGCTCGCACCATGTCGCCGGCCACTATGCGGACGACCCCGGCAACATCGGCTGGTGGGACAACCTCGTCGGGCCCGGCAAGCCGCTCGACACGCGCAAGTTCTTCGTCATCGGCGTCAATAACCTCGGCGGGTGCTACGGTACGACGGGCCCCGTCGCGGTCAATCCGGCGAGCGGCAAACCGTGGGGGGCGGACTTCCCGTTCGTCACCGTCGAGGACTGGGTCGCCGCCCAGGCGCGGCTCGCCGACCGGCTCGGCATCGAACGCTTCGCCGCGGTCCTCGGCGGCAGCCTCGGCGGCATGCAGGCGCTGTCGTGGGCGCTGCAATACCCGGACCGCATCGCGCATGCGGTGCTCGTCGCGTCGGCGCCGAGACTCACCGCGCAGAACATCGCCTTCAACGAAGTCGCGCGCCAGGCGATCCTGACCGACCCCGACTTCCACGGCGGCCATTACTACGAACACGGCGTGGTGCCGGCGCGCGGGCTGAAGCTCGCGCGCATGCTCGGCCACATCACCTACCTGTCGGACGACGCGATGGCCGACAAATTCGGCCGCACGCTGCGCCACGGCAAGGCGGTGTACAGCTATGACGTCGAGTTCGAGATCGAGTCCTACCTGCGCTACCAGGGCGACAAGTTCGCCGGCTTTTTCGACGCCAATACCTATCTGCTGACGACCAAGGCGCTCGACTACTTCGACCCCGCGTTCGAGCATGGCGGCATCCTGCGGGCGGCGCTGGCACGGGCGACGGCGGACTTCCTCGTCGTGTCGTTTTCGACCGACTGGCGCTTCTCGCCGGCGAGAAGTCGCGAGATCGTCTACAGCCTGCTGCACAACCGCCGCAACGTCAGCTACGCGGAGATCGAGAGCGACGCCGGGCACGACTCGTTCCTGCTCGACGACGCGCATTACCACGGGCTGCTTGCGGCCTATTTCGACCGCATCAAGGTTTGACGATGGCCTACCGCTACGACTACGAAGTGATCACGAAGTGGATTTCGCCGGGCGAGCGGGTGCTCGATCTCGGCTGCGGCGACGGGAGCCTGCTCAGGCACCTCGCCGAAGTCCGCCAGGTGCAGGGGTACGGCGTCGAGAACGACGCGGACAAGCTGCTGATCTGCCTGCGCAACGGCGTCAATGTGATCCAGATGGACATGGAAAAAGGCCTCGCCGGCCTCGAGGACGGTTTCTTCGACCACGTCATCATGAGCCTGTCGCTGCAGGCAATGCACAACACCCAGGGAATCCTCGCCGAGATGCTGCGCGTCGGTCGCGAAGCGGTCGTCAGCTTTCCGAACTTCGGCTACTGGCGCCACCGCCAGAGCATCCTCAACGGCCACATGCCGGTATCGGAAAGCCTGCCGCACCAGTGGTTCAACACGCCGAACGTGCGCTTCTTCACGATCGCGGATTTCGACGCGCTGTGCGCGATGAACGGCATCGTGGTGCGCGAGCGCCTGGCTTTCGACGAGAGCAGGCTGATCGAAGAAGAGCCCAACTTCCTTGCCAGCGTCGCCGTATATCGGCTCGGCCGCCCCGACTGAACCGGCCGCGATGTGCAGCGCGGCCGTACTGCGCGGCCGCTACGGCGCGCCGCAAGTGCTCAGCCGACGACGAAGTTCGCGACATCCACCTTGAGCACCGGGCGCCCGAGCGCGACGGCGGTGACTGCCGCGAAGCGCCGGGCCCACTCGCCGGCCTGCCTGAATCGCTCCTCGCCGCCATATTTCGCGACATTAAGGATCATGTCGAGCGCGAGAATCTTCCCCATCGGGTTCGACGGCGTGCATTCGAGCGTCTCGAACTCCTGCGACAACCAAGCACGCGCCTGATCCTTCGCCAGGCCCACCGTGTCGGCCTCATGCACCGTGAATTCGTATTCGCGTCCCGCGCCGAACGATACAACGACGTGCTGGCTCATGTTCGTCTCCCCTCTCAATGGTTATTGGATTGCCGCGAACCCGCATTCTCAGGCGCCGTGGTGCCGCCGGCAAGCCCATACGCAGGCGTATCGTTGCAGTGCAGGATTGTAAGCCTGGAAACTGGCTGTCAGAATCGCCCCAAACTGGGCTGGTCCTGCGCGGATGGGCTCCGGATGGCAACACCTCCCAACCGCTCATAACCTCCTGGCATGTTTTCGCACAAGACGGTTCTCCTTTCGTTCGCGTTGCCCGTCGCTCTCGCTGCACCGGCCGGTCTCATGCTCGCATCGGCCGCAGCGGCCATGGAGAGCGACGCCCCGGCAGCCCCCGCGCCGGCCGTCGCCGGTTTTGGCGCCGGGGCCCTGGCACTGGCGGTGCTGCTTGGCGGAGGAAGACCGATATATCGCCGCTATCGTCGCCGCCGCGAGGCCGCTACTGCCGGGCGGCTTTTCAGCGCAGGCAAGGCCGGCAACTCATGACCGCCAATACCGACGTCGCCACAGGCGGCCCCAGCACAGACGAAGTGGCCCAGCGCGCGGCGATGCTGCAGACGATCCTCGACAACATTCCGTGTGCCGTGTCGCTCGTCGACAACGAGCAGCAGCTCGTCGCATGCAACGAGGAATTCAAGCGCCTGCTCGATTTCCCGCCGGAACTGTTTACCTGCGGTCTGCCGTCGCTCGAGACGTTGTTCCGCTACAACGCCGCGCGCGGCGAGTACGGCCCCGGCGATCCGGACGAGGTCGTCGCCAATCTTCTCGCCCGCACGCTTCAGCCGGCTCCGCACAGCTTCGAGCGCCGCCGGCACGACGGCACGGTACTGCTCGTCCAGGGCCAGCCGCTGCCGCAGGGCGGCTTCGTCACGACCTACACCGACATCACCGCCCGCAAGCGCGACGAGGAGCGGCTCCAGCTCGCGGACAAGGTATTCGAGAACAGCCCCGAGGCGATCGTCATCACCGACCTCGGTCATCGCATCGTTTCGGTCAACCCTGCCTACACCGCGATCACCGGTGTCGCGGCCGCCGCGGCACAAGGCACCTGCTTCCGCCCCGGCAGTGATGACGGCGAGGGCGAGGGTGACGCAGGCGGGCCGGATTCGTGCACCGTGTGGGCAATCGTCGGCGCGCACGGTTCGTGGTCGGGGGAAACGACAGGCATGCGCTGCGACGGGCAGCGCTATCCGCGCACGTTGATGATCAACGGCGTGCGCGACCCCGAGACGCGGGAGATCACGCATTTCATCGCGATTTTCTCGGATATCACCGCCCGCAAGCGCGCCGAGGCGGATATTCAGCATCTGGCCTACCACGACACGCTGACCGGCCTCGCGAACCGCTTCTCGCTGACCGCCCGCCTGCAGCTGTCGGTCGCC
This region includes:
- a CDS encoding HPr family phosphocarrier protein, with the protein product MPRAEAEIINKLGLHARASAKLTQTASSYGADIWLERNGRRVNAKSIMGVMMLAAAQGSRIVVDTSGRDADAALEAILELIADRFGEGE
- the ptsP gene encoding phosphoenolpyruvate--protein phosphotransferase; translation: MPFTIHGLPVSQGIAIGHVHLVSHAMLEVNHYHVASKYLPEEMDRLDEAVATVQGELIGLKAAATAGQSHSEVGAFVDLQLMMLSDPMLVDAARELIEARRCNAEWALVQQMEHVVEQFEQIEDPYLRERKADVVQVVERLVKVLLGHPGHLPPKRRDGLGTIVVAHDLSPADTIGFRDHNIGGFVTDVGGPTSHTAIVARSLRIPAVVGLHHIRQLVEEDELLIIDGTRGVVIVGPDEHIVEEYRLRRTELEVERSKLNRLKDTRATTLDGENVNLLANIEGPKDLNQVKAVNADGVGLYRTEFLFIGRDALPDEEEQYEAYRAVLKSMPGKPVTIRTFDVGADKALNGVGARFEPNPALGLRAIRYSLAEPQMFKTQLRALLRASVHGQLQIMIPMLAHAHEIDQTLMLIDKAKAELRAEQINFDERMAVGGMIEVPAAALALGMFIRRLSFLSIGTNDLIQYTLAIDRSDEAVVHLYDPLHPAVLKLISGTIQAGARFGLPVSVCGEMAGDPAYTLLLLGMGLRNFSMHPGNILEIKQQVLRADVGELAPRVQRILKMDEQSKIREAVLRLPG
- the siaA gene encoding biofilm regulation protein phosphatase SiaA (SiaB is a threonine kinase acting on SiaC; SiaA is the matching phosphatase.), which produces MRWKSGLWLAALLALLLLFALLAGRAGLDAFRDHFGAGFARNHALLQAQKLVTLITRELSLSQRLAELESVRRFLRGGDASGQAGVDAERFRRAFTDASVFLIAHDSGHYYFSDGTAPDAWVKPSYTLQRGDPKDGWYFATVRDARPYALNVNVDEKLKVTKVWFNVLVREDEGGRILGLAGSGLDLTRFLATFVGTVDSGVTNFIINGDGAILAHPDESLIEYAALTKAAPRRTLHGLVEDGADRKALDGMLAGLREAPGSGGGVLRVDLQGQPRVLGAAYVPELDWYVITAVDLGAAQVIDETVLWPLALGAIALLLLFAAAVSMGVDRLILRPLVRLTDSARRIAAGDYRQRLRTRRSDELGSLTRAFDDMARQIDAHTSELESRVAERTRDLAQAHDRIAATHRQIQDSIRYAGLIQHAMLPHRELLRALPDDHFVLWQPRDTVGGDFYLFREAPGQFLIGIVDCAGHGVPGAFMTMIAHAGFDLAVQELGLSDPAALLRRMDSATRTLLPGDAASRHLATNMDVGLCHVDLATGRVTFAGAHAELYRCEGTRCEQIRGSRRSIGERRRAIYENVILADGPSCTYYLTTDGFLDQAGGERGYGFGNRRFADALGGIAAQPMKSQEEALRRRLADHQGSCPQRDDIAVIGFRVPGRAAAPDPVSGG
- the siaB gene encoding biofilm regulation protein kinase SiaB codes for the protein MEEVDVLSLREAFSRQGIMLGFNGPFSATLMEEIGKALRKHMEGLAESPSAITDVFSAYIELSQNIRHYAASSGVSGAAAEATIIVSRDEAGHYVVSAGNVVLHDDGEALVARIGELAALDKAALKAAFKTQMRKPRDPEAKTGAGLGLIDLARRASQPLACGVKPLDSQHAFFSLRVVI
- the siaC gene encoding biofilm regulation phosphoprotein SiaC, with the protein product MNDFEIPATESTPLIRTDRAAGRLEMSGDSYPENSFELFQPVLDWIAGFLGQLLQPLTLELKLLYLNTSSVRAMMDIFDALQDAHDRGQPVEVNWRYDRDNERVADLAAEFKEDYSFPFEIIPGS
- the siaD gene encoding biofilm regulation diguanylate cyclase SiaD; protein product: MSSGFPLPPGERPLTERIDALLTDAEHRDNPLRAPLAELYNAFSDHLHQLERITRISDRYQAAERDRGAGHAVNYRRQLRRLEKIVRISDQYQSMLRELNQRLEWLSHRDALTGLPNRRHALMRLREEHVRAQRGGRSFVIAIIDIDHFKDINDTWGHEFGDQALTAVAARLAASVREYDVCARWGGEEFLVMLPDTGPHTAGDNAQRLRACVGSDPFIISGRELRITVSLGVGSYHPGEDLTEFMKRVDDALYLAKHEGRDRIAFAA
- the metX gene encoding homoserine O-succinyltransferase MetX, with product MIQPQSVGAVVPQRAHFAEPLPLRSGDALPEYELVYETYGELNAARSNAVLVCHALSGSHHVAGHYADDPGNIGWWDNLVGPGKPLDTRKFFVIGVNNLGGCYGTTGPVAVNPASGKPWGADFPFVTVEDWVAAQARLADRLGIERFAAVLGGSLGGMQALSWALQYPDRIAHAVLVASAPRLTAQNIAFNEVARQAILTDPDFHGGHYYEHGVVPARGLKLARMLGHITYLSDDAMADKFGRTLRHGKAVYSYDVEFEIESYLRYQGDKFAGFFDANTYLLTTKALDYFDPAFEHGGILRAALARATADFLVVSFSTDWRFSPARSREIVYSLLHNRRNVSYAEIESDAGHDSFLLDDAHYHGLLAAYFDRIKV
- the metW gene encoding methionine biosynthesis protein MetW is translated as MAYRYDYEVITKWISPGERVLDLGCGDGSLLRHLAEVRQVQGYGVENDADKLLICLRNGVNVIQMDMEKGLAGLEDGFFDHVIMSLSLQAMHNTQGILAEMLRVGREAVVSFPNFGYWRHRQSILNGHMPVSESLPHQWFNTPNVRFFTIADFDALCAMNGIVVRERLAFDESRLIEEEPNFLASVAVYRLGRPD